A DNA window from Porphyromonas gingivalis ATCC 33277 contains the following coding sequences:
- the galK gene encoding galactokinase encodes MELDFVRSRFIKHFDGSTGQIFTSPGRINLIGEHTDYNGGFVFPGAIDKGVMAEIKPNGSDKVRAYSIDLKDYVEFGLGPDDAPRTTWAKYIYGVCREMIARGVEVKGFNTAFSGDIPLGAGMSSSAALESTYAFALNELFGNGMIDKFELAKVGQATEHKYVGVKCGIMDQFASLFGKKDHLIRLDCKTLEHKYFPFHPQGYRLVLLDSVVKHELASSAYNKRRESCENVVKEIKKKHPEVEFLRDASMSMLEEVKDEVSAEDYMRAEYVVEEVQRVLDVCDALERDDYETVGQKMYETHDGMSRLYEVSCEELDFLNGIARDCGVTGSRVMGGGFGGCTINLVKKELYDLFVENAKKRFKERFGREPKVYNVVISDGSRRLD; translated from the coding sequence ATGGAATTAGACTTCGTAAGGAGTAGATTCATCAAGCACTTTGACGGATCTACGGGTCAGATCTTCACTTCTCCCGGGCGCATCAATCTGATCGGCGAACACACGGACTACAACGGCGGTTTCGTCTTCCCCGGTGCTATAGACAAGGGCGTCATGGCCGAAATAAAACCGAATGGTTCGGACAAGGTAAGGGCATATTCGATCGACCTCAAGGACTATGTGGAGTTCGGGCTCGGGCCGGACGATGCTCCCCGTACCACTTGGGCAAAGTATATCTATGGCGTCTGTCGCGAGATGATAGCCCGAGGCGTGGAGGTAAAGGGATTCAATACGGCCTTCTCCGGGGATATTCCGCTCGGAGCCGGCATGTCCTCTTCGGCAGCCTTGGAAAGCACCTATGCTTTTGCCCTGAACGAACTCTTCGGCAACGGTATGATCGACAAATTCGAATTAGCCAAGGTCGGTCAGGCTACGGAGCATAAGTATGTGGGTGTGAAGTGCGGCATCATGGATCAGTTTGCCAGCCTTTTCGGGAAGAAAGACCATCTCATCCGTTTGGATTGCAAGACGCTCGAACATAAATATTTTCCATTCCATCCCCAAGGGTACAGGCTGGTGCTTTTGGATTCGGTCGTAAAGCATGAACTTGCTTCCTCAGCGTATAATAAACGGAGAGAGTCCTGCGAAAATGTGGTCAAGGAGATTAAGAAAAAACATCCCGAAGTGGAGTTCCTGCGAGATGCTTCGATGAGTATGTTGGAAGAGGTGAAGGACGAAGTCTCTGCCGAGGATTATATGCGTGCCGAGTACGTCGTCGAAGAAGTGCAGCGAGTGCTCGATGTGTGCGATGCATTGGAGCGCGACGACTACGAAACCGTAGGACAGAAAATGTACGAAACGCACGATGGTATGAGTCGTCTCTATGAGGTGAGCTGCGAAGAACTCGACTTCCTCAACGGCATAGCACGGGATTGTGGCGTGACCGGTTCGCGCGTCATGGGTGGCGGATTTGGCGGTTGTACGATCAACCTCGTCAAGAAAGAACTGTACGATCTCTTTGTCGAGAATGCCAAGAAGAGATTCAAGGAGCGATTCGGCCGCGAACCCAAGGTGTACAATGTCGTTATCAGCGATGGCTCTCGCAGGTTAGACTGA
- a CDS encoding LolA family protein: protein MKTSLHRIRMFRILFLLLFIPATGLAQRTAEGELQAAAKHLANPDGTRIDFQAETIAPNDMGSSPLSSGSLILKGNQFRLSFGSITAVFDGKKTLSYYDASENTLNISHPTNAELAMINPLIILTRSEAGYRTAMLPPTKGGKVIGLTPKTANGIKQIELQVDSRDSRPTGAMITLEDGTKIVTKITGISRTKASPGLFRLMKKDYPGVEVVDLR from the coding sequence ATGAAAACATCCTTGCACCGGATCCGGATGTTCCGGATCCTCTTTCTGCTTCTTTTCATTCCTGCTACGGGTTTGGCCCAACGCACAGCAGAAGGCGAACTGCAAGCAGCAGCCAAGCACCTTGCAAACCCCGATGGAACACGAATAGACTTTCAGGCAGAGACCATAGCTCCCAACGACATGGGCTCATCACCCCTCTCTTCCGGTAGCCTCATCCTCAAAGGCAATCAGTTTCGGCTCAGCTTCGGCTCTATCACTGCCGTATTCGATGGCAAGAAAACGCTCTCTTACTACGATGCTTCCGAGAACACGCTCAACATTTCCCACCCGACGAATGCGGAATTGGCTATGATCAACCCGCTGATCATTCTCACCCGATCCGAAGCCGGCTATCGCACAGCCATGCTGCCTCCGACGAAAGGAGGAAAGGTGATCGGTCTCACGCCTAAAACGGCTAACGGCATCAAACAAATCGAGCTACAGGTTGATTCTCGGGACTCACGTCCGACCGGTGCCATGATTACTCTGGAAGATGGGACAAAGATCGTTACAAAAATCACCGGTATCAGTCGCACGAAAGCTTCTCCCGGCCTGTTCCGACTCATGAAGAAAGACTATCCGGGCGTAGAAGTTGTCGATCTCCGATAA
- a CDS encoding DNA translocase FtsK, with protein MATKQRKGSRSSGRNTSSTNTRKGGNFLRRIFITPIRDTFSRDKVGFVFGAILLAIALYTTIAIGSFFVHGGVDQSVVRDAPVSDILLGRAPVANLCGIRGAVWAEWLMNGLFGFGTLFLLFYVFSLSLKLMGVVKRISVVKRLIFCGVMTFWTSLAAAFIYKLSGLEGFLRWGGMHGQEWTLFLERNIGKAGLIIVLLVLAVIIAVVVRSECMGFFRRLLGLSWISIPKLPKKERKNNHDESENESLGNGYDRGESENLSGYLNNSEYEDGPAGESADDPDDYIPPHKEEGENDSSQSIQMGSMTVELAQEEEKADEALLAEIKTDPRMDLASYKFPSVDLLTQYDLQQPPIDMNEIEENQKRIIATLDSFKIHVTPIKATVGPTVTLYEVAPDSGIKISRIRNLEDDIAMSLKAVGGIRIIAPMPGKGTIGIEVPNRKPQTVSMYSVLTSKKYQESDMDLPVALGKTITNEVFIFDLCKMPHLLIAGATGQGKSVGLNAMITSLLYKKHPAELKFVLVDPKMLEFAVYEAIERHYLAKLPDEDRAIVTDMTKVVPTLNSLCIEMDNRYRMLTEARVRNIKEYNDQIISGKLSRLHGHKFLPYIVLIVDEFADLIMTSGKEVERPITRIAQKARAAGIHMVVATQRPSTDIITGIIKANFPARIAFKVFSMIDSRTILDQPGANQLVGRGDMLFYQGKDTVRLQCAFLDTPECEAITHHISLQESYTSAYELPEYVPEGEEGGPKAFNPQEKDPLFEEVARMVVNSQQGSTSNIQRKFNIGYNRAGRLMDQLEGAGIVSPQDGSKPRQVLIQDEMSLERLFETLR; from the coding sequence ATGGCTACAAAACAACGCAAAGGGAGCAGAAGCTCCGGACGAAATACATCCTCGACCAATACAAGAAAGGGAGGCAACTTTCTGCGCCGTATATTCATCACACCCATACGGGACACTTTCAGCCGAGACAAGGTCGGCTTTGTCTTTGGTGCCATACTTCTGGCCATTGCGCTCTATACGACTATAGCCATAGGTTCGTTCTTCGTACATGGGGGAGTGGATCAGAGCGTTGTGCGAGATGCACCGGTCAGCGACATCCTCCTCGGTCGCGCTCCTGTGGCCAACCTGTGTGGCATCCGCGGTGCAGTATGGGCGGAATGGCTGATGAACGGGCTGTTCGGATTCGGAACGCTCTTCCTCCTTTTCTACGTTTTTTCGCTATCGCTCAAGCTTATGGGTGTCGTCAAACGTATATCTGTCGTGAAACGGCTGATATTCTGCGGTGTGATGACCTTTTGGACGAGCCTTGCAGCTGCATTCATCTACAAACTTTCAGGTCTCGAAGGTTTTCTTCGTTGGGGCGGTATGCACGGTCAAGAATGGACACTGTTTCTCGAACGCAATATAGGTAAGGCCGGACTGATCATAGTTCTGCTCGTCCTTGCCGTCATCATAGCGGTAGTGGTACGCAGCGAATGTATGGGTTTCTTCCGCCGTTTGCTGGGACTAAGCTGGATCTCTATCCCCAAACTGCCGAAGAAAGAGAGGAAAAATAATCATGACGAGTCCGAAAACGAGTCGCTCGGCAATGGCTACGACAGGGGTGAAAGCGAGAATCTCTCCGGCTATCTCAACAATTCGGAATACGAAGACGGCCCCGCAGGCGAAAGTGCTGATGATCCGGATGATTATATTCCACCTCATAAGGAAGAAGGGGAAAATGATTCTTCGCAGTCCATACAGATGGGATCGATGACTGTGGAACTGGCTCAAGAGGAAGAAAAGGCGGACGAAGCTCTGTTGGCGGAAATCAAAACGGATCCCAGAATGGACTTGGCTTCATACAAATTTCCTTCGGTCGATCTGCTTACCCAGTACGATCTGCAGCAACCCCCGATCGACATGAATGAGATAGAAGAGAACCAAAAGCGAATCATCGCCACGCTGGACAGCTTCAAGATTCATGTGACACCGATCAAGGCTACAGTAGGCCCTACGGTAACGCTCTATGAGGTTGCACCGGATTCGGGTATCAAAATCAGCCGCATTCGCAATCTTGAGGACGACATCGCCATGAGTCTCAAGGCTGTAGGAGGCATCCGTATCATTGCGCCGATGCCGGGCAAAGGGACGATCGGTATAGAAGTGCCCAACCGAAAGCCACAGACCGTGAGTATGTACTCAGTCTTGACTTCCAAGAAATACCAAGAGTCCGACATGGATCTGCCTGTGGCACTCGGCAAGACGATCACGAACGAAGTGTTCATCTTCGACCTTTGCAAGATGCCTCACCTCCTGATAGCAGGTGCTACGGGACAAGGGAAATCCGTGGGTCTGAATGCCATGATCACCTCCCTCCTGTACAAGAAGCATCCGGCCGAACTGAAGTTCGTACTCGTAGACCCGAAGATGCTGGAGTTCGCCGTCTACGAAGCCATCGAACGTCACTATCTGGCCAAGCTTCCCGACGAGGACAGAGCCATCGTGACGGATATGACCAAGGTGGTACCCACTCTGAACTCTCTCTGCATCGAAATGGACAATCGTTACCGCATGCTGACGGAAGCACGGGTTCGGAACATCAAGGAATACAACGATCAGATTATCAGTGGCAAGCTCAGCCGCTTGCACGGTCATAAATTCCTGCCCTATATCGTGCTGATCGTCGATGAGTTTGCCGATCTGATCATGACATCGGGTAAGGAGGTAGAACGTCCGATTACCCGCATCGCCCAGAAAGCGCGTGCCGCAGGTATTCACATGGTGGTAGCCACCCAACGGCCCTCCACGGACATCATCACCGGTATCATCAAAGCGAACTTTCCTGCTCGTATCGCCTTCAAAGTATTCTCCATGATCGACTCCCGAACCATTCTGGATCAACCGGGAGCCAATCAGCTCGTCGGCCGTGGAGATATGCTTTTCTATCAGGGAAAAGACACGGTACGTCTGCAATGCGCTTTCCTCGATACTCCGGAGTGCGAAGCCATCACTCACCACATTTCGCTACAGGAAAGCTATACCTCGGCTTATGAGCTGCCGGAGTATGTACCCGAAGGTGAAGAGGGAGGACCGAAAGCATTCAATCCGCAGGAGAAAGATCCTCTCTTCGAAGAAGTAGCCCGAATGGTAGTAAACTCACAACAGGGATCTACCTCTAATATCCAGAGAAAGTTCAATATCGGTTACAACCGTGCAGGGCGATTGATGGACCAACTGGAAGGTGCCGGTATCGTTTCGCCGCAGGACGGCAGCAAACCGAGACAGGTATTGATCCAAGACGAAATGAGTCTGGAACGCCTGTTCGAAACACTCCGATAA
- a CDS encoding TlpA disulfide reductase family protein encodes MKRINLLAATMKLTYIAIAATAITLLSASCSDKGKSGYKIVGTVEYAADGDTVFLESIENMEVTRLDSAIIRNGTFSFKGRQDSTVARYLSCMTATDVFSIPFFLENGHIEVKMKSGNESVTGTPTNDIYQEIRSKMAEIMNKMNEIYSDSTLTEEVAEEKMDQMEREYTIAQKEAVKKNIANPVGVFLFKEQYFENSLAENQALFRQIPPKYLNDPVLMGMQKQMESQEKTDMNTPFTDFTMQTPEGKTVKLSDYVGKGKLVLVDFWASWCGPCRQAMPDLIKVYADYKGKLEIVGVSLDENPGAWKKAIARLGITWPQMSDNKGWASPAAMQYGVHSIPHTLLIDNDGTIIGRNLHGEELTDKLSAALL; translated from the coding sequence ATGAAACGAATAAATCTTCTCGCAGCTACAATGAAGCTGACTTATATAGCAATAGCGGCCACGGCTATCACCCTGCTATCCGCCTCATGCTCTGACAAAGGAAAATCCGGATACAAGATCGTTGGCACTGTGGAGTATGCCGCCGATGGCGATACCGTATTCCTCGAATCTATCGAAAACATGGAAGTCACCCGTCTTGATTCGGCCATCATCCGCAACGGCACATTCAGCTTCAAGGGCAGACAGGATTCGACCGTCGCTCGCTACCTCTCCTGTATGACCGCTACCGATGTATTCAGCATTCCGTTCTTTCTTGAGAACGGACACATCGAGGTAAAGATGAAGAGCGGAAACGAATCCGTTACCGGTACCCCGACGAACGACATCTATCAAGAGATACGCAGCAAAATGGCCGAAATTATGAACAAGATGAACGAAATTTACAGCGATTCCACCCTCACGGAAGAGGTAGCAGAGGAGAAAATGGATCAGATGGAACGGGAATACACCATCGCGCAGAAAGAGGCCGTGAAGAAAAATATCGCCAATCCTGTAGGAGTCTTTCTCTTCAAAGAACAATACTTCGAAAACAGTCTGGCCGAAAATCAGGCACTATTCCGACAGATTCCCCCCAAATACCTCAACGATCCCGTTCTGATGGGTATGCAAAAGCAAATGGAATCCCAAGAGAAAACGGATATGAATACCCCCTTCACCGACTTCACCATGCAGACTCCCGAAGGCAAGACCGTAAAGCTATCCGACTACGTAGGCAAGGGCAAGCTCGTCCTCGTCGATTTCTGGGCCAGCTGGTGTGGCCCCTGCCGTCAGGCCATGCCCGATCTGATCAAGGTTTATGCTGACTACAAGGGGAAACTTGAGATCGTAGGGGTTTCGCTCGATGAAAATCCGGGAGCATGGAAGAAAGCCATCGCAAGGCTCGGTATCACATGGCCACAAATGTCCGATAACAAAGGCTGGGCAAGCCCGGCAGCTATGCAATACGGCGTCCATTCTATCCCTCATACCCTGCTGATCGACAACGACGGCACTATCATCGGCCGTAATCTGCATGGCGAAGAACTGACCGATAAGCTTTCTGCAGCCCTGCTCTGA
- a CDS encoding MATE family efflux transporter codes for MRLSRGREMDRRILRLAIPNIISNITVPLLSIVDVGLAGRMDTADSIGAVAVASGVVNFVFWLFAFLRMGTTGFTAQAFGRSDVRAITRYLARGIAMAVVAALLLLIAAPLIERFGYLLASGQETIGREAREYIRIALWGAPAALLVYVFNGWYVGMQDTRVPMVVAIVSNMVNIGLSIFFVQGLDMRVGGLAAGTIAAQYVGLALLSGIAFFRYRRVLRFFRASSLTDTSGYGAYLRTGGDLFVRTALLGTVTLFFTSASSAMGEITVAANALLMQLFTLFSYFMDGFAYAGEALTGRYIGARRSDELRLMIHRLFRIGTVVSLMATLLYLLFPAALLSVLSDKYEVIEHARRFAFWAGVVPIVSFAAFLWDGVFVGATASKAMRRAMTAAFVVFFATFFLLRGVLGETALWLAFVLYLLTRSLMQTVWYRRHFFATNRLQRC; via the coding sequence ATGCGACTGAGTAGGGGGCGTGAGATGGACAGGCGCATCCTGCGCTTGGCTATTCCGAATATCATCTCCAACATTACCGTACCGCTCCTCTCCATCGTGGATGTAGGGCTGGCCGGTCGTATGGACACGGCCGACTCTATCGGGGCAGTGGCTGTGGCTTCGGGGGTGGTCAATTTCGTCTTTTGGCTCTTCGCCTTCCTCCGTATGGGGACTACGGGATTCACGGCACAGGCTTTCGGGCGTAGCGATGTACGAGCCATCACACGCTATCTGGCACGCGGCATCGCGATGGCAGTTGTCGCAGCCCTGCTTCTTCTCATAGCAGCTCCTCTGATAGAACGCTTCGGGTATCTGCTGGCTTCGGGTCAGGAGACCATCGGACGAGAGGCACGCGAATATATCCGCATCGCTCTGTGGGGAGCGCCCGCAGCCCTGCTCGTCTATGTCTTCAACGGCTGGTATGTGGGGATGCAGGACACACGCGTTCCGATGGTTGTAGCCATCGTTTCCAATATGGTCAATATCGGCCTGAGTATTTTCTTCGTACAGGGACTTGATATGAGAGTGGGAGGGCTTGCCGCCGGAACGATCGCTGCCCAATATGTCGGTCTGGCATTGCTCTCCGGCATTGCCTTTTTTCGCTACCGACGCGTACTGCGCTTTTTCCGCGCAAGCAGCCTGACAGATACTTCGGGCTACGGAGCATACCTGCGCACCGGAGGCGACCTTTTTGTTCGCACCGCCTTGCTCGGTACGGTGACCCTCTTTTTCACCTCTGCGTCCTCTGCTATGGGAGAGATCACTGTGGCGGCAAATGCTCTGCTGATGCAGCTCTTCACCCTCTTCTCCTACTTTATGGACGGATTCGCCTACGCCGGCGAAGCACTTACGGGACGATACATAGGTGCACGCCGGTCGGACGAATTGCGCCTGATGATCCATCGCCTTTTTCGCATCGGGACGGTCGTCTCCCTCATGGCCACCTTGCTCTATCTGCTGTTCCCGGCCGCTTTGCTTTCGGTGCTGAGTGACAAATACGAAGTGATAGAGCATGCTCGCCGTTTTGCTTTCTGGGCAGGAGTGGTACCGATCGTCTCCTTTGCCGCTTTCCTGTGGGATGGAGTATTCGTGGGGGCCACTGCATCAAAAGCCATGCGGAGAGCCATGACAGCTGCTTTCGTTGTTTTCTTCGCCACTTTCTTCCTCCTTCGTGGAGTCTTGGGCGAGACAGCCCTTTGGCTCGCCTTCGTCCTCTACCTCCTCACGCGCAGCCTGATGCAGACAGTATGGTACCGCAGGCATTTTTTCGCCACGAATCGTCTGCAAAGGTGCTGA
- a CDS encoding low molecular weight protein-tyrosine-phosphatase produces MKPHKILFVCLGNICRSPSAEAVFRSYVEEQGYADRFHIDSAGLSNYHQGEKADARMRAHAARRGYDLTSLSRPVEYEDFERFDYIIGMDFANRERLQELAPSEEAAAKIRLMTDFSSSGIHDHVPDPYYGGASGFELVLDILEECTAGLFSYLTEPHDNSSQSACD; encoded by the coding sequence ATGAAGCCACATAAAATCCTATTCGTATGTCTCGGCAACATCTGTCGCTCTCCGTCTGCCGAGGCTGTCTTTCGCTCGTATGTAGAAGAGCAGGGGTATGCCGATCGCTTCCACATCGATTCGGCCGGACTGAGCAATTACCATCAAGGGGAAAAGGCCGATGCCCGAATGCGTGCACACGCTGCTCGTCGGGGCTACGATCTCACTTCGCTCTCCCGTCCGGTGGAGTATGAGGATTTCGAACGATTCGATTATATCATCGGCATGGACTTTGCCAATCGAGAGCGGCTGCAAGAACTGGCTCCGAGCGAAGAGGCTGCGGCCAAGATCCGTCTGATGACGGATTTCAGCAGTAGCGGTATTCACGACCATGTCCCCGATCCGTACTATGGAGGAGCATCCGGCTTCGAGCTGGTGCTGGACATTCTGGAAGAGTGCACGGCCGGACTGTTTTCCTATCTGACCGAACCTCATGACAACTCCTCCCAATCCGCATGCGACTGA
- a CDS encoding heavy metal translocating P-type ATPase, protein MKEQKRFPVVGMRCAGCAHSVEQAASKVEGISDANVQLAENILSVSVDERLASAEDLRKAIRSIGFDLIVEDSEAEQLRRRDAMEAAELRRMKCDTIIAWSSAILLMLLMLMPHFQIMPYLMMLIALPGYTWAGRTFHRSALKQLRHGVFSMDTLVSLSTTISFFYSLIVLLFFREGPAGMKLHLYFDASAMIIAFVLLGKLMEKRAGRSTGQAIRELMRLQPAEALVVRNGRETVMPIAALVAGDFVRVRPGEQIPVDGIVTEGSSSVQESMISGEPLPREKEVGSMVFSGTINGSGVLTVQSTHVGSDTVLGRIIRTVREAQASKAPIQRLADRIAGIFVPIVIGLSILTYIIWQLTGAIDASVYGLLCAISVLVIACPCALGLATPTALVVGIGRSARNGILVRNAEALERFATIDAVVLDKTGTLTIGKPEVTGIDWFVSDTDVPKVRRLLYSAEILSTHPLAAAICRAFAEDGRTEELSEVQNFPGRGIEFSFEGEIYRVGNQTFVEELGAQIPTDITALSEDAAVLYFSRAERLLGRFCVTDELQPQAAEVLAQLHRHGIRTIMLTGDRPEAAEALARKLGLQDYRGGMMPSDKADYIRMLKDKGHHVAMVGDGINDSEALSTADVSVAMGDGSHIAIEVAGITLMRSDLRLLPAAFELSRATRRTVKENLFWAMCYNLIAIPIAAGLLFPVNGFLLNPAIAGAAMAFSSISVVTNSLRLRTKRLPLLR, encoded by the coding sequence ATGAAGGAGCAAAAACGTTTTCCCGTAGTGGGAATGCGGTGTGCCGGCTGTGCGCATAGCGTAGAGCAGGCTGCCTCCAAGGTAGAAGGCATTAGCGATGCGAACGTCCAACTCGCCGAGAATATACTCTCCGTATCGGTGGACGAAAGGTTGGCTTCGGCAGAGGATCTGCGCAAAGCTATCCGCAGCATAGGATTCGACCTGATAGTGGAGGATTCGGAGGCAGAGCAACTTCGCCGGCGCGATGCCATGGAAGCAGCAGAACTGAGACGGATGAAGTGCGATACGATCATAGCTTGGTCGTCTGCCATCCTGCTGATGCTCCTGATGCTAATGCCGCATTTCCAGATAATGCCCTACCTGATGATGCTCATAGCCTTGCCCGGATACACATGGGCAGGAAGGACTTTCCACCGATCGGCACTCAAGCAGCTGCGCCACGGCGTATTCTCAATGGATACGCTGGTGTCGTTGAGCACCACTATCTCCTTTTTTTATAGTCTGATAGTCCTGCTGTTTTTCCGCGAAGGGCCGGCCGGGATGAAGCTCCACCTCTACTTCGATGCTTCGGCCATGATCATCGCATTTGTCCTACTGGGCAAACTCATGGAAAAGCGTGCCGGCCGAAGTACGGGGCAAGCCATTCGTGAACTGATGCGACTACAGCCGGCGGAGGCATTGGTCGTGCGCAACGGACGCGAGACCGTGATGCCCATTGCTGCGCTCGTCGCAGGCGACTTCGTTCGCGTACGTCCGGGCGAGCAGATACCCGTGGACGGTATCGTGACCGAAGGCAGCAGCTCCGTACAAGAGAGCATGATCAGTGGCGAGCCCTTACCGCGAGAAAAGGAAGTCGGCTCTATGGTTTTCTCCGGCACGATCAACGGCTCCGGTGTCCTCACCGTACAGTCTACTCACGTAGGCAGCGACACGGTACTCGGGCGCATCATCCGCACAGTCCGCGAGGCACAGGCCAGCAAAGCGCCTATCCAACGTCTGGCTGACCGGATCGCCGGCATATTCGTACCCATAGTCATCGGGCTATCCATCCTTACCTATATTATATGGCAACTGACGGGAGCAATCGATGCTTCGGTCTACGGACTCCTCTGTGCCATATCGGTGCTGGTGATTGCCTGCCCGTGCGCACTCGGTCTGGCTACGCCTACGGCTCTGGTCGTAGGGATCGGACGCTCGGCACGAAATGGTATCCTCGTACGCAATGCCGAAGCACTAGAGCGTTTTGCTACCATCGATGCCGTGGTCTTGGATAAGACAGGCACGCTCACCATAGGCAAGCCGGAAGTGACCGGCATCGATTGGTTTGTATCGGATACCGATGTACCGAAAGTACGCCGGCTGCTCTACTCCGCCGAGATTCTTAGCACGCATCCACTCGCAGCTGCCATTTGCCGAGCCTTTGCCGAAGACGGCAGGACGGAGGAGCTGTCGGAAGTGCAGAATTTTCCCGGTCGTGGGATCGAATTTTCCTTCGAAGGAGAGATCTACAGAGTGGGCAACCAGACCTTTGTCGAGGAGCTTGGCGCACAGATACCGACGGATATAACCGCTCTGTCGGAGGATGCAGCCGTCCTCTATTTCTCACGTGCCGAAAGATTATTGGGACGTTTCTGTGTGACCGACGAACTGCAACCTCAGGCAGCAGAGGTGCTCGCACAGCTCCATCGACATGGCATTCGCACCATTATGCTGACGGGCGACCGCCCCGAAGCAGCGGAAGCATTGGCTCGCAAGCTGGGTTTGCAGGATTATCGTGGCGGCATGATGCCCTCGGACAAGGCCGACTATATACGAATGCTCAAGGACAAGGGACACCACGTAGCGATGGTGGGCGACGGCATAAACGACTCCGAGGCACTCAGTACGGCGGACGTCAGCGTAGCCATGGGTGATGGCAGCCATATAGCCATAGAAGTGGCAGGAATCACGCTGATGCGCTCCGATCTGCGCCTGCTGCCTGCTGCTTTCGAGCTGTCGCGCGCCACAAGACGTACAGTCAAAGAGAATCTCTTTTGGGCTATGTGCTACAATCTGATTGCCATCCCGATAGCCGCCGGTCTGCTCTTCCCCGTGAACGGGTTCCTCCTGAACCCTGCCATTGCAGGGGCCGCCATGGCTTTCAGCTCTATTTCGGTGGTGACCAACAGCTTGCGACTGCGTACCAAGCGACTACCTTTGCTCCGATAA
- a CDS encoding heavy-metal-associated domain-containing protein, producing the protein MKTTTFSVEGMMCGGCAASVEKAALGVQGVQTAFASLDSHSLTVDYAPETTSPEAIMKAVRLAGFECKL; encoded by the coding sequence ATGAAAACAACGACCTTTTCCGTAGAAGGCATGATGTGTGGCGGTTGTGCTGCAAGTGTAGAGAAAGCAGCTCTCGGTGTACAAGGCGTACAAACGGCATTCGCTTCTCTGGATTCCCATAGTCTTACAGTGGATTATGCTCCGGAGACAACCTCACCGGAGGCAATAATGAAGGCTGTACGCCTCGCCGGATTCGAGTGTAAGCTCTGA
- a CDS encoding DUF1661 domain-containing protein gives MPSVKFFVLAREKKKSRTKTKKISGANSGFAA, from the coding sequence ATGCCGAGCGTAAAATTTTTCGTTTTGGCGCGAGAAAAGAAAAAAAGTCGAACCAAAACGAAAAAAATCTCAGGCGCAAATTCTGGTTTTGCGGCGTGA
- a CDS encoding succinate dehydrogenase/fumarate reductase cytochrome b subunit produces the protein MWLLKSSIGRKVVMSVTGLALILFLTFHMSMNLVALFSAEAYNMICEFLGANWYALVASIGLAVLMLLHIVYAFILNAQNLRARGRDRYAVTGRPKGVEWSSQNMLVLGIIVLLGIGLHMFNFWAKMQLAEICHMDVAGFGIDGFDHPAKGAELIRYTFNQPIYVVLYAVWLIALWFHLTHGFWSALQTLGWNNTIWMNRVKCISNVVSTVLVGGFALVLIVFSCQAFIG, from the coding sequence ATGTGGTTACTTAAATCCTCGATTGGCCGTAAAGTGGTGATGAGTGTCACCGGACTGGCGCTGATCCTGTTTTTGACGTTTCACATGTCCATGAACCTCGTGGCTCTCTTCTCGGCAGAGGCTTACAACATGATATGTGAGTTTCTCGGCGCCAACTGGTATGCTCTGGTCGCCTCCATCGGCTTGGCGGTACTGATGCTTCTGCACATCGTGTATGCCTTTATCCTCAATGCGCAGAACCTTCGTGCTCGAGGTCGCGATCGCTATGCTGTTACGGGTAGACCCAAAGGAGTGGAGTGGAGCTCGCAGAACATGCTGGTGCTCGGTATCATCGTCCTGTTGGGTATCGGACTGCACATGTTCAACTTTTGGGCTAAGATGCAGTTGGCGGAAATCTGCCATATGGATGTAGCCGGATTCGGTATTGATGGTTTCGACCATCCGGCCAAGGGAGCAGAGCTGATCCGCTACACATTCAACCAACCGATCTATGTGGTGCTCTATGCCGTATGGCTGATTGCTTTGTGGTTCCACCTGACACATGGATTCTGGAGTGCACTGCAGACCTTGGGATGGAACAATACCATCTGGATGAATCGTGTCAAGTGCATCTCTAATGTGGTTTCTACCGTATTGGTAGGCGGTTTCGCTTTGGTCCTGATAGTATTTTCTTGTCAGGCATTCATCGGTTGA